A single Phoenix dactylifera cultivar Barhee BC4 chromosome 1, palm_55x_up_171113_PBpolish2nd_filt_p, whole genome shotgun sequence DNA region contains:
- the LOC103721829 gene encoding uncharacterized protein LOC103721829 isoform X2 — MADGERTSWRLRSGPYLGEISALSFLPLPSCLSSFPLLLAGTGSQLLVYDVESGNLLNSFDVFQGVRVHGISLRFPNPKEESSSPDTACFLIAVYGERRVKLFLLRVDAASSGRVRDGAGVGLKLVFRLPAFDHWVLDACFLKVNFGISHNWIFIGWCLLFDSDSWWQEDSILVLGLSDNSVALWDLSMSNVVSRVKSSERCLLYSMRMWGDSMKTLRVASGTIFNEIIIWKLIPRAPLPLSKSAKESYNPSVSGTKSWPHDQQYMALHLSRLTGHEGSIFRITWSADGSKLVSVSDDRSARVWILSDQRQDFGDLGEIPGYHVAASLTLFGHSARIWDCYISDSIVITAGEDCTCRVWGMDGNQLMMFREHIGRGIWRCEYDPSSSLLVTAGFDSAIKVHQLHFFSYGEAAEQNVVSNEPKDQKEIFQICAPKVSKHLGLMDSKSEYVRCLQFTRENILYVATNNGFLHCAELCSPWNVRWTELAQVSGYAPIICMDIMVMNSSEHSLDIVAVGDGKGNVTVIRLINDDSTPRMALSFTWSAEKERQLLAVYWCKSLGCSHLFTADPRGTLKLWKIKDALLSDAHDTIADPKVFLIAAYTSCFGARIMCINASVEEEILICGDKRGNLTVFPLSEGLMASSCSETVEIPVINHFKGAHGISSVTSIYIGTPNLGHVEIHTTGGDGCICNFKYDKNLQELEFIGMKQVKELSTVQSVVTKSNCEEDLALGSYTLGFTSVDFIMWDLTNETKIIQIPCGGWRRPYSYHLGAVPEYQNCFAYLKDHTIHIHRLWLSSVESKLFPQVLHMQSHGREMHSLRFIFPELQSNLKRSRYLWVATGCEDGTVRLTRYTPFDIRSWCESKLLGEHVGGSAVRSLCFIPKIYTFRCETYNGSGKCKRHPSVPRKDDQFLLISVGSKQVLTSWLFRNETPGSELANLNGILAESECMSVPSKRDFSSISFQWLSTHMPPKFSGSQRRVEKLMEIFEKEKSSTIESTPFCRSHSVENRVQEVKSAFIDQTENDWRYLAVTAFLVKHTDSRLTVCFIVAACSDATLMLRALLLPYRLWFDVALLVPQTSPVLALQHVVVAGRSHSKDDSHNRNVYIVISGSTDGSITFWDLTEIVECFMHLLLEIQPQMLIDFQRRPQTGRGSQGGRWWRSMTTQYSKKVMQHASSRIKVGSDVNGPSPDKTANKGLSVQETDAANSETSCRETMGSCHMPERVSNMLASEIHEVRPFYVLNSVHQSGVNCLHISEMKDCFHSRSEGAYCVLSGGDDQAVHCVCFKLEVHLTDLVSKPGDLGKQDGTVQQPLGSNFTRKRSDLSLNNETMLKIVNQDRVASAHSSAVKGIWTDGIWAFSTGLDQRIRCWQIDHCGKLTERAHLIISVPEPETMDAMVCDRYTLD; from the exons ATGGCCGACGGCGAGCGGACCTCATGGCGCCTCCGGTCTGGCCCCTACCTCGGCGAGatctccgccctctccttccttccCCTACCTTCTTGCCTCTCCTCTTTCCCCCTCCTCCTCGCCG GAACTGGATCACAGCTTCTGGTCTACGACGTGGAATCCGGGAATCTCCTCAACTCCTTCGACGTTTTCCAAGGGGTCCGGGTTCACGGCATCTCTTTGCGATTCCCCAACCCAAAGGAGGAGTCTTCCTCTCCGGACACCGCCTGTTTCTTGATTGCAGTGTACGGGGAACGAAGGGTGAAGCTGTTCCTCTTGCGTGTTGATGCAGCATCTAGCGGTCGGGTTCGGGATGGAGCGGGCGTCGGGCTCAAGTTAGTTTTCCGGTTACCAGCGTTCGACCACTGGGTCCTGGACGCGTGCTTTCTGAAGGTAAACTTTGGCATTTCCCATAATTGGATTTTCATTGGATGGTGTTTGTTGTTTGATTCTGATAGTTGGTGGCAGGAGGATAGTATTCTTGTTCTGGGTCTCAGTGATAATTCGGTTGCTCTCTGGGATCTTAGTATGTCCAATGTCGTTTCCCGAGTGAAATCCTCAG AGCGGTGCCTTTTGTACTCCATGAGGATGTGGGGAGACAGCATGAAGACTCTCCGTGTGGCTTCGGGCACTATTTTTAACGAG ATAATTATTTGGAAGTTAATTCCACGTGCTCCTCTTCCATTATCTAAATCTGCGAAGGAGTCTTATAATCCCAGCGTATCGGGCACAAAATCTTGGCCTCATGATCAACAATACATGGCTCTGCATTTAAGCAGACTCACCGGACATGAAGGTTCAATCTTTCGTATAACATGGTCCGCTGATGGATCAAAATTGGTGTCTGTTTCTGATGATCGCAG TGCTCGTGTCTGGATACTTAGTGATCAAAGGCAAGATTTTGGTGATCTCGGCGAGATTCCTGGTTATCATGTTGCAGCAAGCCTCACATTGTTTGGACACAGTGCTAGAATCTGGGACTGCTATATCTCTGATTCC ATAGTTATTACAGCTGGCGAGGACTGTACATGTCGTGTGTGGGGAATGGATGGTAACCAGTTAATGATGTTCAGGGAACATAT TGGAAGAGGAATATGGCGATGTGAATATGACCCAAGCTCTTCCCTTCTTGTTACTGCTGGATTTGATTCTGCAATCAAAGTGCATCAACTCCATTTCTTTTCATATGGCGAGGCAGCAGAACAGAATGTGGTGTCCAATGAGCCAAAGGACCAGAAAGAAATCTTTCAAATTTGTGCTCCTAAAGTATCAAAACATCTTGGTCTGATGGACAG CAAAAGTGAATATGTTCGATGCCTACAATTCACTCGAGAAAATATACTTTATGTTGCCACAAATAATGGCTTCCTGCATTGTGCTGAATTGTGTAGTCCTTGGAATGTGAGATGGACTGAACTTGCGCAAGTAAGTGGATACGCACCAATCATTTGTATGGATATAATGGTCATGAACTCTTCAGAGCATTCGTTGGATATTGTTGCTGTTGGAGATGGTAAAGGAAATGTGACAGTAATCAGACTAATCAATGATGATTCCACCCCTAGAATGGCATTATCTTTCACCTGGTCagcagagaaagagagacaactgCTAGCAGTATACTGGtgcaagtctttaggatgtag CCACCTTTTCACTGCTGATCCTAGAGGAACACTGAAGTTGTGGAAAATAAAGGATGCTTTACTATCTGATGCTCATGATACTATTGCAGATCCTAAAGTATTTCTTATTGCAGCATACACATCATGTTTTGGGGCACGAATCATGTGTATCAATGCATCAGTTGAAGAGGAG ATTCTGATATGTGGTGACAAACGTGGTAATCTTACTGTCTTTCCCTTGTCGGAGGGCTTGATGGCATCAAGTTGCAGTGAGACAGTGGAGATCCCTGTTATTAATCATTTTAAAGGTGCCCATGGGATTTCTAGTGTCACAAGCATTTATATTGGTACACCAAATCTTGGCCATGTTGAAATACACACG ACTGGAGGAGATGGATGCATTTGTAACTTTAAGTATGACAAGAATTTGCAAGAACTGGAGTTTATTGGGATGAAGCAAGTGAAGGAGTTAAGTACAGTCCAATCTGTTGTCACCAAATCGAACTGCGAGGAGGACTTAGCACTTGGCAGTTACACACTAGGTTTTACATCTGTAGATTTTATCATGTGGGACTTAACAAATGAGACAaag ATAATACAGATTCCTTGTGGGGGGTGGCGCCGTCCATATTCTTATCATCTTGGTGCAGTACCTGAATACCAGAACTGTTTTGCTTATCTGAAG GATCACACCATTCATATTCACAGATTATGGTTGTCCTCTGTGGAGAGTAAGTTATTTCCTCAGGTTCTGCACATGCAAAGTCATGGAAGAGAGATGCATTCGCTACGTTTCATTTTTCCGGAGTTGCAGTCAAATCTAAAGAGAAGCCGTTATTTATGGGTTGCAACAGGCTGTGAAGATGGAACTGTGCGATTAACAAG ATACACACCTTTTGACATCAGAAGTTGGTGTGAATCTAAGTTGCTTGGTGAACATGTTGGTGGATCAGCTGTGAGGTCTTTATGTTTCATACCAAAGATTTATACATTCAGATGTGAAACTTATAATGGCTCTGGCAAATGTAAACGCCATCCTTCAGTGCCTAGGAAAGATGACCAGTTCTTACTTATATCTGTCGGTTCCAAGCAGGTCTTAACTTCTTGGCTTTTTCGAAATGAGACACCAGGCAGTGAACTAGCAAATTTAAATGGGATACTTGCAGAATCTGAATGTATGTCCGTTCCTTCCAAACGAGATTTTTCATCAATATCTTTTCAGTGGCTCTCCACGCATATGCCACCAAAGTTTTCTGGCAGTCAACGCAGGGTGGAAAAGCTGATGGAAATTTTTGAAAAGGAGAAGTCTTCCACTATAGAATCTACCCCATTTTGTAGATCACATTCAGTTGAAAACAGGGTGCAAGAGGTCAAATCTGCCTTCATTGATCAAACTGAAAATGACTGGAGATACCTGGCTGTCACTGCTTTTCTTGTGAAACATACAGATAGCAG GTTAACTGTGTGTTTCATAGTGGCAGCTTGTTCTGATGCTACACTTATGCTGCGGGCTCTTCTTTTGCCTTATCGGTTGTG GTTTGATGTTGCTCTATTGGTTCCACAAACATCCCCAGTTCTAGCACTACAACATGTTGTTGTTGCTGGGCGTTCCCACTCTAAAG ATGATTCTCACAACAGAAATGTGTATATTGTTATTAGTGGATCTACAGATGGAAGCATTACTTTCTGGGATCTTACAGAAATTGTTGAATGTTTTATGCACCTACTTTTGGAGATTCAACCACAAATGCTTATTGATTTTCAAAGACGCCCTCAAACAGGAAGAGGTAGCCAAGGTGGGCGATGGTGGAGATCAATGACAACTCAATATTCAAAAAAGGTTATGCAACATGCTTCTAGTAGAATTAAAGTTGGCAGTGATGTTAATGGCCCAAGCCCAGATAAAACTGCAAATAAGGGTTTATCGGTGCAAGAAACTGATGCTGCGAACAGTGAAACAAGCTGTCGAGAAACAATGGGGAGCTGCCATATGCCAGAACGAGTTTCCAATATGTTGGCTTCTGAAATACATGAAGTACGACCCTTCTATGTCTTAAATTCTGTTCACCAATCAGGTGTCAACTGTCTGCATATTTCAGAGATGAAGGATTGCTTTCATTCAAGATCTGAAGGAGCTTACTGTGTCTTGAGTGGTGGAGATGATCAGGCAGTGCACTGTGTTTGCTTTAAGTTGGAAGTGCATTTGACAGACCTGGTTTCAAAACCCGGTGATCTTGGAAAGCAGGATGGGACAGTTCAGCAGCCATTGG GATCCAACTTCACCAGGAAGCGTTCTGATCTCAGTTTGAATAATGAAACTATGCTTAAAATAGTCAATCAAGATAGAGTTGCATCGGCTCACAGCTCAGCAGTGAAAG GTATCTGGACAGATGGTATTTGGGCTTTCTCTACTGGTCTTGATCAACGGATCAGATGCTGGCAGATTGACCATTGTGGTAAACTAACCGAGCGTGCCCATTTGATCATTAGTGTGCCGGAGCCAGAAACGATGGATGCCATGGTCTGTGACAG ATATACTTTGGACTGA
- the LOC103721829 gene encoding uncharacterized protein LOC103721829 isoform X1, producing MADGERTSWRLRSGPYLGEISALSFLPLPSCLSSFPLLLAGTGSQLLVYDVESGNLLNSFDVFQGVRVHGISLRFPNPKEESSSPDTACFLIAVYGERRVKLFLLRVDAASSGRVRDGAGVGLKLVFRLPAFDHWVLDACFLKVNFGISHNWIFIGWCLLFDSDSWWQEDSILVLGLSDNSVALWDLSMSNVVSRVKSSERCLLYSMRMWGDSMKTLRVASGTIFNEIIIWKLIPRAPLPLSKSAKESYNPSVSGTKSWPHDQQYMALHLSRLTGHEGSIFRITWSADGSKLVSVSDDRSARVWILSDQRQDFGDLGEIPGYHVAASLTLFGHSARIWDCYISDSIVITAGEDCTCRVWGMDGNQLMMFREHIGRGIWRCEYDPSSSLLVTAGFDSAIKVHQLHFFSYGEAAEQNVVSNEPKDQKEIFQICAPKVSKHLGLMDSKSEYVRCLQFTRENILYVATNNGFLHCAELCSPWNVRWTELAQVSGYAPIICMDIMVMNSSEHSLDIVAVGDGKGNVTVIRLINDDSTPRMALSFTWSAEKERQLLAVYWCKSLGCSHLFTADPRGTLKLWKIKDALLSDAHDTIADPKVFLIAAYTSCFGARIMCINASVEEEILICGDKRGNLTVFPLSEGLMASSCSETVEIPVINHFKGAHGISSVTSIYIGTPNLGHVEIHTTGGDGCICNFKYDKNLQELEFIGMKQVKELSTVQSVVTKSNCEEDLALGSYTLGFTSVDFIMWDLTNETKIIQIPCGGWRRPYSYHLGAVPEYQNCFAYLKDHTIHIHRLWLSSVESKLFPQVLHMQSHGREMHSLRFIFPELQSNLKRSRYLWVATGCEDGTVRLTRYTPFDIRSWCESKLLGEHVGGSAVRSLCFIPKIYTFRCETYNGSGKCKRHPSVPRKDDQFLLISVGSKQVLTSWLFRNETPGSELANLNGILAESECMSVPSKRDFSSISFQWLSTHMPPKFSGSQRRVEKLMEIFEKEKSSTIESTPFCRSHSVENRVQEVKSAFIDQTENDWRYLAVTAFLVKHTDSRLTVCFIVAACSDATLMLRALLLPYRLWFDVALLVPQTSPVLALQHVVVAGRSHSKDDSHNRNVYIVISGSTDGSITFWDLTEIVECFMHLLLEIQPQMLIDFQRRPQTGRGSQGGRWWRSMTTQYSKKVMQHASSRIKVGSDVNGPSPDKTANKGLSVQETDAANSETSCRETMGSCHMPERVSNMLASEIHEVRPFYVLNSVHQSGVNCLHISEMKDCFHSRSEGAYCVLSGGDDQAVHCVCFKLEVHLTDLVSKPGDLGKQDGTVQQPLGSNFTRKRSDLSLNNETMLKIVNQDRVASAHSSAVKGIWTDGIWAFSTGLDQRIRCWQIDHCGKLTERAHLIISVPEPETMDAMVCDRNTYQIAVGGRGMQMVEFYASDEED from the exons ATGGCCGACGGCGAGCGGACCTCATGGCGCCTCCGGTCTGGCCCCTACCTCGGCGAGatctccgccctctccttccttccCCTACCTTCTTGCCTCTCCTCTTTCCCCCTCCTCCTCGCCG GAACTGGATCACAGCTTCTGGTCTACGACGTGGAATCCGGGAATCTCCTCAACTCCTTCGACGTTTTCCAAGGGGTCCGGGTTCACGGCATCTCTTTGCGATTCCCCAACCCAAAGGAGGAGTCTTCCTCTCCGGACACCGCCTGTTTCTTGATTGCAGTGTACGGGGAACGAAGGGTGAAGCTGTTCCTCTTGCGTGTTGATGCAGCATCTAGCGGTCGGGTTCGGGATGGAGCGGGCGTCGGGCTCAAGTTAGTTTTCCGGTTACCAGCGTTCGACCACTGGGTCCTGGACGCGTGCTTTCTGAAGGTAAACTTTGGCATTTCCCATAATTGGATTTTCATTGGATGGTGTTTGTTGTTTGATTCTGATAGTTGGTGGCAGGAGGATAGTATTCTTGTTCTGGGTCTCAGTGATAATTCGGTTGCTCTCTGGGATCTTAGTATGTCCAATGTCGTTTCCCGAGTGAAATCCTCAG AGCGGTGCCTTTTGTACTCCATGAGGATGTGGGGAGACAGCATGAAGACTCTCCGTGTGGCTTCGGGCACTATTTTTAACGAG ATAATTATTTGGAAGTTAATTCCACGTGCTCCTCTTCCATTATCTAAATCTGCGAAGGAGTCTTATAATCCCAGCGTATCGGGCACAAAATCTTGGCCTCATGATCAACAATACATGGCTCTGCATTTAAGCAGACTCACCGGACATGAAGGTTCAATCTTTCGTATAACATGGTCCGCTGATGGATCAAAATTGGTGTCTGTTTCTGATGATCGCAG TGCTCGTGTCTGGATACTTAGTGATCAAAGGCAAGATTTTGGTGATCTCGGCGAGATTCCTGGTTATCATGTTGCAGCAAGCCTCACATTGTTTGGACACAGTGCTAGAATCTGGGACTGCTATATCTCTGATTCC ATAGTTATTACAGCTGGCGAGGACTGTACATGTCGTGTGTGGGGAATGGATGGTAACCAGTTAATGATGTTCAGGGAACATAT TGGAAGAGGAATATGGCGATGTGAATATGACCCAAGCTCTTCCCTTCTTGTTACTGCTGGATTTGATTCTGCAATCAAAGTGCATCAACTCCATTTCTTTTCATATGGCGAGGCAGCAGAACAGAATGTGGTGTCCAATGAGCCAAAGGACCAGAAAGAAATCTTTCAAATTTGTGCTCCTAAAGTATCAAAACATCTTGGTCTGATGGACAG CAAAAGTGAATATGTTCGATGCCTACAATTCACTCGAGAAAATATACTTTATGTTGCCACAAATAATGGCTTCCTGCATTGTGCTGAATTGTGTAGTCCTTGGAATGTGAGATGGACTGAACTTGCGCAAGTAAGTGGATACGCACCAATCATTTGTATGGATATAATGGTCATGAACTCTTCAGAGCATTCGTTGGATATTGTTGCTGTTGGAGATGGTAAAGGAAATGTGACAGTAATCAGACTAATCAATGATGATTCCACCCCTAGAATGGCATTATCTTTCACCTGGTCagcagagaaagagagacaactgCTAGCAGTATACTGGtgcaagtctttaggatgtag CCACCTTTTCACTGCTGATCCTAGAGGAACACTGAAGTTGTGGAAAATAAAGGATGCTTTACTATCTGATGCTCATGATACTATTGCAGATCCTAAAGTATTTCTTATTGCAGCATACACATCATGTTTTGGGGCACGAATCATGTGTATCAATGCATCAGTTGAAGAGGAG ATTCTGATATGTGGTGACAAACGTGGTAATCTTACTGTCTTTCCCTTGTCGGAGGGCTTGATGGCATCAAGTTGCAGTGAGACAGTGGAGATCCCTGTTATTAATCATTTTAAAGGTGCCCATGGGATTTCTAGTGTCACAAGCATTTATATTGGTACACCAAATCTTGGCCATGTTGAAATACACACG ACTGGAGGAGATGGATGCATTTGTAACTTTAAGTATGACAAGAATTTGCAAGAACTGGAGTTTATTGGGATGAAGCAAGTGAAGGAGTTAAGTACAGTCCAATCTGTTGTCACCAAATCGAACTGCGAGGAGGACTTAGCACTTGGCAGTTACACACTAGGTTTTACATCTGTAGATTTTATCATGTGGGACTTAACAAATGAGACAaag ATAATACAGATTCCTTGTGGGGGGTGGCGCCGTCCATATTCTTATCATCTTGGTGCAGTACCTGAATACCAGAACTGTTTTGCTTATCTGAAG GATCACACCATTCATATTCACAGATTATGGTTGTCCTCTGTGGAGAGTAAGTTATTTCCTCAGGTTCTGCACATGCAAAGTCATGGAAGAGAGATGCATTCGCTACGTTTCATTTTTCCGGAGTTGCAGTCAAATCTAAAGAGAAGCCGTTATTTATGGGTTGCAACAGGCTGTGAAGATGGAACTGTGCGATTAACAAG ATACACACCTTTTGACATCAGAAGTTGGTGTGAATCTAAGTTGCTTGGTGAACATGTTGGTGGATCAGCTGTGAGGTCTTTATGTTTCATACCAAAGATTTATACATTCAGATGTGAAACTTATAATGGCTCTGGCAAATGTAAACGCCATCCTTCAGTGCCTAGGAAAGATGACCAGTTCTTACTTATATCTGTCGGTTCCAAGCAGGTCTTAACTTCTTGGCTTTTTCGAAATGAGACACCAGGCAGTGAACTAGCAAATTTAAATGGGATACTTGCAGAATCTGAATGTATGTCCGTTCCTTCCAAACGAGATTTTTCATCAATATCTTTTCAGTGGCTCTCCACGCATATGCCACCAAAGTTTTCTGGCAGTCAACGCAGGGTGGAAAAGCTGATGGAAATTTTTGAAAAGGAGAAGTCTTCCACTATAGAATCTACCCCATTTTGTAGATCACATTCAGTTGAAAACAGGGTGCAAGAGGTCAAATCTGCCTTCATTGATCAAACTGAAAATGACTGGAGATACCTGGCTGTCACTGCTTTTCTTGTGAAACATACAGATAGCAG GTTAACTGTGTGTTTCATAGTGGCAGCTTGTTCTGATGCTACACTTATGCTGCGGGCTCTTCTTTTGCCTTATCGGTTGTG GTTTGATGTTGCTCTATTGGTTCCACAAACATCCCCAGTTCTAGCACTACAACATGTTGTTGTTGCTGGGCGTTCCCACTCTAAAG ATGATTCTCACAACAGAAATGTGTATATTGTTATTAGTGGATCTACAGATGGAAGCATTACTTTCTGGGATCTTACAGAAATTGTTGAATGTTTTATGCACCTACTTTTGGAGATTCAACCACAAATGCTTATTGATTTTCAAAGACGCCCTCAAACAGGAAGAGGTAGCCAAGGTGGGCGATGGTGGAGATCAATGACAACTCAATATTCAAAAAAGGTTATGCAACATGCTTCTAGTAGAATTAAAGTTGGCAGTGATGTTAATGGCCCAAGCCCAGATAAAACTGCAAATAAGGGTTTATCGGTGCAAGAAACTGATGCTGCGAACAGTGAAACAAGCTGTCGAGAAACAATGGGGAGCTGCCATATGCCAGAACGAGTTTCCAATATGTTGGCTTCTGAAATACATGAAGTACGACCCTTCTATGTCTTAAATTCTGTTCACCAATCAGGTGTCAACTGTCTGCATATTTCAGAGATGAAGGATTGCTTTCATTCAAGATCTGAAGGAGCTTACTGTGTCTTGAGTGGTGGAGATGATCAGGCAGTGCACTGTGTTTGCTTTAAGTTGGAAGTGCATTTGACAGACCTGGTTTCAAAACCCGGTGATCTTGGAAAGCAGGATGGGACAGTTCAGCAGCCATTGG GATCCAACTTCACCAGGAAGCGTTCTGATCTCAGTTTGAATAATGAAACTATGCTTAAAATAGTCAATCAAGATAGAGTTGCATCGGCTCACAGCTCAGCAGTGAAAG GTATCTGGACAGATGGTATTTGGGCTTTCTCTACTGGTCTTGATCAACGGATCAGATGCTGGCAGATTGACCATTGTGGTAAACTAACCGAGCGTGCCCATTTGATCATTAGTGTGCCGGAGCCAGAAACGATGGATGCCATGGTCTGTGACAG AAACACATATCAAATTGCAGTAGGTGGCAGAGGCATGCAAATGGTTGAGTTCTATGcttctgatgaggaggattag